One genomic region from Halococcus qingdaonensis encodes:
- a CDS encoding winged helix-turn-helix transcriptional regulator, with protein sequence MASTMEPRLNETDRAIIREIRDNGRATTTLVANVVDVSRPYVSDRITRMREHGFLTEVAPNLYDITEKGRNTLDE encoded by the coding sequence ATGGCTTCTACAATGGAACCGCGGCTGAACGAGACGGATCGCGCGATCATTCGTGAGATACGTGACAACGGTCGAGCGACAACGACACTGGTCGCAAACGTAGTAGATGTTTCACGTCCTTACGTCTCAGATCGAATTACCCGAATGCGCGAACATGGCTTTCTGACTGAGGTCGCGCCGAATCTCTATGATATTACTGAGAAAGGGCGCAATACACTTGATGAATAG
- a CDS encoding cell division protein ZapB, with amino-acid sequence MTSDRAFGTAPTDPTEHASSELIAQLIDRVETLEAENERLHDELDELHDRQREDCHALARENHELRNRQDRLQERVGNAEDKDGYLLEDIVDLEEQLSELEERSAPQGERTDGDSTPQRPALTPIERVARLETEEVSINVTPSIERAVVIFDHWHEWSTKTPNGRVLKDGLKELLCTATDERLAWRQVYRAANALEELSKGNIELTDHSRHGKMLVESQSTNRDCRASSAATP; translated from the coding sequence ATGACATCAGACAGAGCTTTCGGTACCGCCCCAACCGACCCGACTGAACACGCATCGTCCGAGCTGATCGCCCAACTGATCGACCGCGTCGAGACACTCGAAGCCGAGAACGAACGGCTTCACGACGAACTCGACGAGCTTCACGATCGACAGCGTGAGGACTGCCATGCTCTCGCCCGCGAAAATCACGAGCTTCGCAACAGACAGGACCGACTGCAAGAGCGCGTCGGGAACGCCGAGGACAAAGACGGCTATCTCCTCGAGGATATCGTCGACCTCGAAGAGCAACTCTCCGAGCTGGAGGAGCGATCCGCCCCGCAAGGCGAACGCACCGACGGCGACAGCACGCCCCAGCGTCCTGCACTCACTCCGATCGAGCGCGTTGCCCGGCTAGAAACCGAGGAGGTGAGCATCAACGTGACCCCATCCATCGAGCGGGCGGTCGTCATCTTTGACCACTGGCACGAGTGGTCGACAAAGACACCGAATGGGCGTGTGCTGAAAGACGGCCTCAAGGAACTCCTATGTACTGCAACCGACGAACGACTCGCGTGGCGGCAGGTCTATCGTGCCGCCAACGCCCTTGAGGAACTCTCCAAAGGCAACATCGAGCTCACCGACCACTCCCGTCATGGAAAGATGCTAGTCGAATCCCAATCGACGAACCGTGACTGTCGGGCGTCGTCAGCGGCCACACCATGA
- a CDS encoding HAD-IIA family hydrolase, which translates to MPSRGAIVDLDGTVYRGDAPIPGAHQGIQALRTAEYDLCFFSNNPTNSQGEFADRLAAMDLTVRPDEIQSAGTVTVDYLATEHATDRIFLVGAPGLRSQLDDADLTLTDKPTTADVLVASYARDFEYDDMTDGLRALDAGAAFVGTDPDVTIPTANGAVPGSGAIIRAIAGVAEREPDIIVGKPSDHALSAACSGLAAAPEDCLVVGDRLDTDIAMGARGGFETVLVRTGTTDDDTLATSDITPDHVLDSLGEIERILQ; encoded by the coding sequence ATGCCCTCTCGTGGCGCGATCGTCGATCTCGACGGCACCGTCTATCGTGGCGACGCGCCGATCCCGGGTGCTCACCAGGGCATCCAAGCGCTTCGCACTGCCGAGTACGACCTCTGTTTTTTCTCGAACAATCCCACGAACTCCCAGGGCGAGTTCGCCGACCGCCTTGCCGCAATGGACCTCACCGTCCGCCCCGACGAAATCCAGTCCGCGGGCACCGTCACCGTCGACTATCTCGCAACCGAACACGCCACCGACCGGATCTTCCTCGTCGGCGCACCGGGATTGCGCAGCCAGCTCGACGACGCCGACCTCACGCTGACCGACAAGCCCACGACCGCCGACGTCCTCGTCGCCTCCTACGCTCGCGATTTCGAGTACGACGACATGACCGACGGCCTGCGCGCACTCGACGCGGGGGCGGCCTTCGTCGGTACCGATCCCGACGTAACGATCCCGACCGCAAACGGAGCCGTTCCTGGCTCGGGAGCGATTATCCGTGCCATCGCGGGCGTCGCCGAACGTGAACCCGATATCATCGTGGGCAAACCATCCGACCATGCCCTCTCCGCTGCGTGCTCGGGCCTTGCCGCCGCCCCCGAGGACTGTCTCGTCGTTGGCGACCGTCTCGACACCGATATCGCGATGGGCGCACGCGGTGGCTTCGAGACCGTCCTCGTTCGTACCGGCACGACCGATGACGATACGCTCGCCACGAGCGACATCACGCCCGATCACGTTCTCGATTCGTTGGGCGAGATCGAACGAATACTCCAGTGA
- a CDS encoding MTH865 family protein has translation MADEDELRSQMIDAFEEADYPISSPMDLVPALPNGPSTTFESGDFSMTAMELNTKLSGGDFPYESPESFVDDVIEQLNEQDEI, from the coding sequence ATGGCAGACGAAGACGAACTCAGAAGCCAGATGATCGACGCGTTCGAAGAGGCCGACTACCCGATTTCGAGTCCGATGGATCTCGTGCCGGCCCTGCCCAACGGGCCGTCGACGACGTTCGAATCGGGCGACTTCTCGATGACGGCGATGGAGCTCAACACGAAGCTCTCGGGGGGCGATTTCCCCTACGAGAGCCCCGAGAGCTTCGTCGACGACGTCATCGAACAGCTCAACGAGCAAGACGAGATCTGA
- a CDS encoding peroxidase-related enzyme (This protein belongs to a clade of uncharacterized proteins related to peroxidases such as the alkylhydroperoxidase AhpD.), with protein sequence MSDAMGEFPVPDVEDLPEDVRERIEAETEDAGFTPNVFSAFAYRPAQFRAFFAYHDALVEQSALEREEIEMLIVTVSGVNDCYYCTVAHGALLRIYADDPYLADQLAANHRAADLSEPHRTMLDIAVTLTESPGEVDSADIERLREVGFSEKAAWDIASVTAYYNLSNRLANFADMRPNEEFHTLGR encoded by the coding sequence ATGAGCGACGCGATGGGCGAGTTCCCGGTGCCCGATGTCGAAGATCTCCCAGAAGACGTGCGCGAACGCATCGAAGCCGAAACTGAGGACGCGGGCTTTACGCCGAACGTCTTTTCGGCCTTTGCCTACCGTCCCGCACAGTTCCGGGCGTTTTTCGCCTACCACGACGCCCTCGTCGAGCAGTCGGCTCTCGAACGCGAGGAAATCGAGATGCTCATCGTCACCGTCAGTGGCGTCAACGACTGTTACTACTGTACGGTCGCCCACGGTGCGTTGCTTCGCATCTACGCCGACGATCCGTATCTCGCCGATCAGCTCGCCGCCAACCATCGCGCGGCCGACCTTTCCGAACCCCACCGAACGATGCTCGACATCGCGGTCACACTCACCGAATCGCCCGGCGAGGTCGATTCCGCAGACATCGAGCGCCTGCGCGAGGTCGGCTTTTCCGAGAAGGCAGCGTGGGATATCGCCAGCGTCACCGCCTACTACAACCTCTCGAACCGGCTGGCGAACTTCGCCGATATGCGTCCCAACGAGGAGTTCCACACGCTCGGGCGCTGA
- a CDS encoding diacylglycerol/lipid kinase family protein: MARDPERTVTGAGPPDGATRRIIVNPTSGDGEHGPSVRRLADRHGYSVVETTAQGDGAALAREAIADGVTVLGACGGDGTVQEIVQGLADADALDTVRFGVLPAGTANIFAGDIGVRSIEHGFELLEEGEAREIDIGFADDTPFVKSCIAGLTADTSAATTSDMKERFGPLAFVITGVQQATTFEGLALDIDAVTDEGEHTWSGEALSVLIGNARRFAKELGQANVEDGLFDVTLIEQMPPSEAVAEAIAQQLLGRDTEHVTRLDAERIEIESRADAVDFSLDGEIYRRERLTLTVQPAALSVCVGPEYDPAPTV, from the coding sequence ATGGCTCGGGACCCGGAACGGACAGTGACTGGCGCGGGACCGCCCGACGGGGCGACGCGCCGCATCATCGTGAACCCGACGAGCGGTGACGGCGAGCACGGCCCGTCGGTCCGGCGACTGGCCGACCGCCACGGCTACTCGGTCGTCGAAACCACGGCGCAGGGCGACGGGGCGGCGCTCGCACGCGAGGCCATCGCCGACGGCGTGACGGTGCTGGGAGCGTGTGGTGGCGACGGCACCGTCCAGGAGATCGTCCAGGGGCTCGCCGACGCCGACGCGCTCGATACGGTGCGGTTCGGAGTGCTCCCCGCCGGCACGGCGAACATCTTCGCCGGCGATATCGGCGTTCGGAGCATCGAGCACGGTTTCGAACTGCTCGAAGAGGGTGAGGCGCGCGAGATCGACATCGGGTTCGCCGACGACACGCCGTTCGTCAAATCCTGCATCGCCGGCCTGACCGCCGACACGAGCGCGGCGACCACCTCGGACATGAAAGAGCGGTTCGGGCCGCTCGCGTTCGTCATCACGGGCGTCCAGCAGGCGACGACGTTCGAGGGGCTCGCGCTCGATATCGATGCCGTCACCGACGAGGGCGAGCACACCTGGTCGGGCGAGGCGCTCTCGGTGCTCATCGGCAACGCCCGCCGATTCGCGAAGGAGCTCGGCCAGGCGAACGTCGAGGACGGACTGTTCGACGTGACGCTCATCGAGCAGATGCCCCCGAGCGAGGCGGTCGCGGAAGCCATCGCCCAGCAGCTGTTGGGCCGCGACACCGAGCACGTGACACGCCTCGACGCCGAACGCATCGAAATCGAGAGCCGGGCCGACGCGGTGGATTTCAGCCTCGACGGCGAGATCTATCGCCGTGAGCGCCTCACGCTCACCGTGCAACCGGCGGCGCTGTCGGTCTGTGTCGGCCCGGAGTACGACCCCGCGCCGACGGTCTGA
- a CDS encoding NAD(P)/FAD-dependent oxidoreductase — protein MDDSAGYDVAVIGGGPAGLTAALYTTRLGHDTVVLNRGGGRAAMMRDTHNVIGVTEETSGNEFLQAAIEQLEGYGTDYRQTFVTDAERVDDERAFRLATNDAELFADRVVLATGFSDAHPDPPLPRTGRGLHYCLHCDAYMFVDEPVYVMGHGESAAHVAMIMLNFTDDVDLLLRGHDPEWSEETDRQLRAHPVDIVDSDVESKFADEDDPEWLGGFEFENGERREYMGGFGMYGSEYNNDLARELGCEINDDGTVAVDDHGNTSADGVYAVGDLVPGHNQIPVAMGQGAKAGIDIHYDLRRFPMSLDELEAEGEIAADDVPAISDELRERSAARATGDD, from the coding sequence ATGGACGACAGCGCAGGCTACGACGTCGCAGTTATCGGCGGTGGGCCGGCGGGTCTGACCGCAGCACTGTATACGACGCGGCTCGGCCACGATACGGTCGTGCTCAATCGAGGTGGCGGTCGTGCCGCGATGATGCGCGATACGCACAACGTCATCGGTGTCACCGAGGAAACCAGCGGCAACGAGTTCCTCCAGGCCGCGATCGAACAGCTCGAAGGCTACGGCACGGACTACCGCCAGACGTTCGTGACGGATGCCGAGCGGGTCGACGACGAACGGGCGTTCCGGCTCGCGACGAACGACGCCGAGCTGTTCGCCGATCGCGTGGTGCTCGCGACCGGCTTTTCGGACGCCCATCCCGATCCGCCGCTCCCCCGTACTGGACGCGGCCTGCACTACTGTCTGCACTGTGATGCCTACATGTTCGTCGACGAGCCGGTCTACGTGATGGGCCACGGCGAGTCGGCCGCCCACGTCGCGATGATCATGCTCAACTTCACCGACGATGTGGATCTCCTGTTGCGCGGGCACGATCCAGAGTGGTCCGAGGAGACCGACCGCCAGCTGCGCGCCCATCCGGTCGACATCGTCGACAGCGACGTCGAGAGCAAGTTCGCCGACGAGGACGATCCGGAGTGGCTCGGCGGCTTCGAATTTGAGAACGGCGAGCGCCGCGAGTACATGGGCGGGTTCGGAATGTACGGCTCCGAGTACAACAACGATCTCGCGCGCGAACTCGGTTGCGAGATCAACGACGACGGCACCGTCGCAGTCGACGACCACGGCAACACCTCCGCCGACGGTGTCTACGCCGTGGGCGATCTCGTCCCCGGTCACAACCAGATCCCCGTCGCGATGGGTCAGGGAGCCAAGGCCGGCATCGATATCCACTACGACCTCCGACGATTCCCAATGAGCCTCGACGAGCTCGAAGCGGAGGGCGAGATCGCGGCCGACGACGTCCCCGCGATCTCCGACGAGCTGCGCGAGCGCTCGGCCGCCCGTGCCACGGGCGACGACTGA
- a CDS encoding MBL fold metallo-hydrolase — protein MERITLENTVFEGLNNVYVLGAGSDAPTLIDTGVATVETRAQLDEGLADAGVAIADIEQILLTHWHGDHAGLAGELQDESGATVRAHAADAPLIGGEESAWDAMDDRQRTLLDEWGLPAEPREELLGFLDGSLQGTPPTVEPFEDGARFDTPEGPLEALHLPGHAAGLAGFAFDGTDGRELFSGDALLPHYTPNVGGADVRVERPLAQYLDTLSSIVDAGFARAWPGHRDPIDDPAGRAREIIVHHRERTSNVLDVLREHGPASAWTVSAHLFGDLSAIHILHGPGEAYAHLEHLSAHDVTEPTDDGYRLLDSEPDLDELFPAVAE, from the coding sequence ATGGAGCGCATCACGCTCGAAAACACCGTCTTCGAGGGATTGAACAACGTCTACGTCCTCGGTGCGGGGTCGGACGCGCCGACGCTGATCGATACCGGCGTGGCGACAGTCGAGACGCGCGCGCAGTTGGACGAAGGGCTCGCCGACGCGGGCGTGGCGATCGCGGATATCGAGCAGATCCTGCTCACCCACTGGCACGGCGATCACGCGGGGCTGGCGGGCGAACTCCAAGACGAGAGCGGCGCGACGGTTCGTGCCCACGCCGCCGACGCACCGCTCATCGGCGGCGAGGAGAGCGCGTGGGACGCGATGGACGATCGCCAGCGGACATTACTGGACGAGTGGGGACTGCCCGCCGAGCCACGAGAGGAACTGCTCGGCTTTCTCGACGGGAGTCTGCAGGGAACGCCGCCGACCGTCGAGCCGTTCGAGGACGGCGCGCGCTTCGACACACCCGAGGGACCCCTCGAAGCGCTGCATCTGCCGGGCCACGCCGCCGGGCTCGCGGGCTTTGCCTTCGACGGCACCGACGGTCGTGAACTGTTCTCTGGGGATGCGTTGCTCCCCCATTACACGCCGAACGTCGGCGGGGCCGACGTGCGCGTCGAGCGCCCGCTTGCGCAGTATCTCGACACGCTTTCCAGCATCGTCGACGCGGGGTTCGCCCGCGCGTGGCCCGGCCATCGCGATCCCATCGACGATCCCGCCGGTCGCGCTCGCGAGATCATCGTCCACCATCGTGAGCGAACCAGCAACGTCCTCGACGTACTGCGCGAGCACGGACCGGCATCCGCATGGACCGTGAGCGCACACCTGTTCGGCGATCTCTCGGCGATCCATATCCTCCACGGGCCGGGCGAAGCCTACGCCCATCTGGAACATCTCAGCGCCCACGATGTGACCGAGCCGACCGACGACGGCTACCGGCTGCTCGACAGCGAGCCCGACCTCGACGAGCTGTTCCCTGCAGTCGCCGAGTGA
- the tatA gene encoding twin-arginine translocase TatA/TatE family subunit — MMGLSLLQIPGIPGGPEVLIILVIIVLLFGANKIPQLAGALGQARGEFDKGRQEIEEELDEMQEGDAEGGSGASETTTTTDADATDTQTDTVDHNPPEVEERNTEVESNQ, encoded by the coding sequence ATGATGGGATTATCGCTGCTGCAGATCCCGGGTATTCCCGGCGGACCGGAGGTGTTGATCATCCTCGTGATCATCGTCCTCCTGTTCGGCGCGAACAAGATTCCCCAGCTCGCTGGCGCGCTCGGTCAGGCCCGCGGCGAGTTCGACAAGGGACGGCAGGAAATCGAGGAGGAACTCGACGAGATGCAGGAGGGCGACGCCGAGGGCGGCTCGGGCGCTAGTGAAACGACCACCACGACCGACGCCGACGCGACCGACACACAGACCGACACCGTCGATCACAACCCGCCCGAAGTCGAAGAGCGCAACACCGAAGTCGAAAGTAACCAATAA
- a CDS encoding redoxin domain-containing protein, with translation MLSDGDSAPAFTAPLANGDLGETFTLSERLDDAPLVLAFFPGAFSSVCTGEMRTFQERLGDFADAGARIYGISVDSPFALNAFREENDLEYDLISDANHEIVDAYDATMSFDELGIDEVAQRAVFVVDGDGEITYAWRSDDPGVEPDYDEVVSAARNAA, from the coding sequence ATGCTCTCCGATGGCGACTCGGCACCGGCGTTCACCGCACCGCTCGCGAACGGCGATCTCGGCGAGACGTTCACGCTCTCGGAACGCCTCGACGACGCGCCGCTCGTGCTCGCCTTTTTCCCCGGCGCGTTTTCGAGCGTCTGCACCGGCGAGATGCGCACGTTTCAGGAACGTCTCGGCGACTTCGCAGACGCCGGCGCGCGGATCTACGGTATCAGCGTCGATTCGCCGTTCGCGCTCAATGCCTTCCGTGAGGAGAACGATCTGGAATACGATCTCATCAGCGACGCGAACCACGAGATCGTCGACGCCTACGACGCGACGATGAGCTTCGACGAACTGGGCATCGACGAGGTCGCCCAGCGCGCGGTGTTCGTCGTCGACGGTGACGGCGAGATCACCTACGCGTGGCGCTCCGACGATCCCGGCGTCGAACCGGACTACGACGAAGTCGTGAGCGCAGCCCGCAACGCAGCCTGA
- a CDS encoding HD domain-containing protein yields the protein MSDTDSVRKDRVYDPDIEHAFPDERLNEVLETVENDAEIQAYLDAQNVNPVTRKRYNDHGSKHISIVRNRALCLYDLLKAGGVTFNGAGDQGLAEADESVIIALAATLHDIGHVVHRTDHPYYSIPLAADVLDRLLPEFGWYDVEERVRLKGEVLHAILCHHTAEMPLTLEAGVVRISDALDMEHGRSRRPYEQGGRGINTVSSQAIRELSLRAGDDVPVVVEIEMTDAAGIYQVDSLLMAKLTDSGLEDDVRIVAVTTREPDKQLVERVEL from the coding sequence ATGAGCGACACCGATAGCGTCCGCAAGGACCGAGTGTACGATCCCGATATCGAACACGCGTTTCCCGACGAACGACTCAACGAAGTGCTCGAAACGGTCGAGAACGACGCCGAGATTCAGGCCTATCTCGACGCCCAGAACGTGAACCCGGTCACGAGAAAGCGCTACAACGATCACGGGTCGAAACACATCTCGATCGTCCGCAACCGCGCGCTCTGTCTCTACGACCTACTGAAAGCCGGCGGCGTCACGTTCAACGGTGCGGGCGATCAGGGACTCGCCGAGGCCGACGAGTCGGTGATCATCGCGCTGGCTGCGACGCTACACGACATCGGCCACGTCGTCCACCGGACCGATCACCCCTACTACTCGATCCCGCTCGCCGCCGACGTGCTCGACCGCCTCCTCCCCGAGTTCGGATGGTACGACGTCGAGGAACGCGTCCGACTCAAAGGTGAGGTGCTCCACGCGATCCTCTGTCATCATACCGCCGAGATGCCGCTCACGCTCGAAGCCGGCGTCGTCAGAATCTCCGACGCTCTCGACATGGAACACGGTCGCTCGCGCCGCCCGTACGAACAGGGCGGGCGCGGAATCAACACCGTCTCCAGTCAGGCCATCCGCGAGCTAAGCCTCAGAGCGGGTGACGACGTCCCCGTCGTCGTCGAGATCGAGATGACCGACGCCGCCGGCATCTATCAGGTCGACAGCCTGCTCATGGCGAAACTCACTGATTCAGGGCTCGAAGACGACGTCCGCATCGTCGCCGTCACGACCCGCGAGCCCGACAAACAGCTCGTCGAACGCGTCGAACTCTAA
- a CDS encoding MFS transporter: protein MSEAAGGSLGLFKNREFVALASTAFARSQAFSTILIALGLYADIFGTTGTVEGLFGTAFALAQLLIVLPLGRAVDTHNAKRFLVVGLGINVLAFVGFALVGSATDVILVRILQGAGASVLWITGSAVVGELSPGDERGRWLGTYNQVTAFSSLAGDLVGGFLLFAYGFTLTYAVLSLVTILATLAVLAFLRDNPGGTTDPEEATGIETLRTLLDRAAVRALVVFRLGFGFGKMAVIIFLPIYAHTEFGMNPLMVGGILAGGKLTKSLLQGVVGSYTDRVGHKHQFVIAGALTYALGTAMVPFADSAAGFLPAVSLSAFGGSVTLQPAFFVLFAAYAVIGVADSLRLPASMALFVEEGERFDAVAASLSLRSVVWKVGEVVGPLTVGALWDAASVFTAFFTAAGFIVLSTGVFVLLYRTEPAPSATPTPGD from the coding sequence GTGTCGGAAGCAGCCGGAGGCTCGCTGGGCCTCTTCAAAAACCGTGAGTTCGTCGCCCTCGCCAGCACCGCCTTCGCCCGCTCGCAGGCGTTCTCGACCATCCTGATCGCACTCGGACTGTACGCCGATATCTTCGGCACCACCGGGACCGTCGAGGGCCTGTTCGGCACGGCCTTCGCGCTCGCCCAGTTGCTCATCGTCCTGCCGCTCGGTCGCGCCGTCGACACGCACAACGCCAAGCGCTTTCTCGTCGTTGGGTTGGGAATCAACGTCCTCGCCTTCGTCGGGTTCGCGCTCGTCGGCAGCGCTACCGACGTCATCCTCGTCCGCATTCTCCAGGGGGCCGGCGCGAGCGTGCTCTGGATTACGGGCTCGGCGGTCGTCGGCGAACTCAGCCCCGGCGACGAGCGCGGGCGCTGGCTTGGCACCTACAACCAGGTGACGGCGTTTTCAAGCCTCGCGGGCGACCTCGTCGGCGGCTTCCTCCTCTTCGCCTACGGCTTCACGCTCACCTACGCGGTGCTCTCGCTGGTGACGATCCTGGCGACGCTCGCCGTGCTCGCCTTCCTCCGTGACAATCCCGGTGGGACGACCGATCCCGAGGAAGCGACGGGCATCGAGACGCTGCGCACACTCTTGGACCGGGCGGCGGTGCGCGCGCTCGTCGTCTTCCGCCTCGGCTTCGGCTTCGGGAAGATGGCCGTCATCATCTTCCTCCCGATCTACGCCCACACCGAGTTCGGCATGAACCCGCTGATGGTCGGCGGTATCCTCGCCGGCGGGAAGCTCACGAAATCACTCCTCCAAGGGGTGGTCGGCAGCTACACCGACCGGGTGGGTCACAAACACCAGTTCGTCATCGCGGGCGCGCTCACCTACGCGCTCGGGACGGCGATGGTCCCCTTCGCCGATAGCGCCGCCGGATTCCTCCCGGCAGTCTCGCTGTCGGCGTTTGGCGGATCGGTGACGCTCCAGCCCGCCTTCTTCGTCCTCTTCGCGGCCTACGCGGTCATCGGCGTCGCCGACAGCCTCCGCCTGCCCGCGAGCATGGCGCTATTCGTCGAGGAGGGCGAGCGCTTCGACGCCGTCGCCGCGAGTCTCTCGCTGCGCTCGGTCGTCTGGAAGGTCGGCGAGGTGGTCGGCCCGCTCACCGTCGGCGCGCTCTGGGACGCCGCCTCGGTGTTCACCGCCTTCTTCACCGCCGCGGGCTTCATCGTGCTCTCGACGGGCGTGTTCGTCCTGCTCTACCGGACCGAACCCGCACCGAGCGCGACGCCGACGCCGGGCGACTGA
- a CDS encoding pyridoxal phosphate-dependent aminotransferase, producing the protein MKFTDRVERVEPSATLAISTLAGELEAEGADVVDLSVGEPDFPTPENIIEAAKDAMDAGHTGYTASNGIVELREAIAAKLDDDGLDYSSEEIIVTPGGKQALYETFQTLIEDGDEVCLLDPAWVSYEAMAKLAGGSLSRVDLATHDFQLEPALDELAESVSDETELLVVNSPSNPTGAVYSDAALEGVRDLAVEHDITVISDEIYKEITYGVEPTSLGTLDGMGDRTVTINGFSKAYSMTGWRLGYLAAPQEMVDQSSKLQSHSVSSATNFVQHAGIEALENTDETVVEMTEAFEERRDLLADLLADHGIEVSKPGGAFYMMVPVAEDDQEWCENAIEDAHVATVPGSAFGTPGYARISYANSQERIREAVDRLADADLL; encoded by the coding sequence ATGAAGTTTACAGACCGAGTCGAGCGCGTCGAGCCGAGCGCGACGCTCGCGATCAGCACGCTCGCTGGTGAGCTCGAAGCCGAGGGCGCGGACGTAGTCGATCTGAGCGTCGGCGAACCCGACTTCCCCACGCCCGAGAACATCATCGAAGCCGCGAAGGACGCGATGGACGCCGGCCACACGGGCTACACCGCCTCCAACGGCATCGTCGAGCTCCGGGAGGCGATCGCCGCGAAGCTCGACGACGACGGGCTCGACTACTCGTCCGAGGAAATCATCGTCACGCCGGGCGGCAAGCAGGCCCTCTACGAGACGTTCCAGACGCTGATCGAGGACGGCGACGAGGTCTGCCTGCTCGATCCCGCGTGGGTCTCCTACGAGGCGATGGCGAAACTCGCCGGCGGCTCGCTTTCCCGTGTGGACCTCGCGACCCACGACTTCCAGCTCGAACCCGCACTCGACGAACTCGCCGAGAGCGTTTCGGACGAGACGGAGCTCCTGGTGGTGAACTCGCCGTCGAACCCCACCGGTGCCGTCTACTCGGACGCGGCACTCGAAGGCGTCCGCGATCTCGCGGTCGAACACGACATCACCGTGATCTCCGACGAGATCTACAAGGAGATCACCTACGGCGTCGAGCCGACGAGTTTGGGCACCCTGGACGGGATGGGCGATCGCACGGTCACGATCAACGGCTTCTCGAAGGCCTACTCGATGACCGGCTGGCGGCTCGGCTATCTCGCCGCGCCCCAGGAGATGGTCGACCAGAGCAGCAAGCTCCAGTCGCACTCGGTCTCCTCGGCGACGAACTTCGTCCAGCACGCCGGCATCGAGGCGCTCGAAAACACCGACGAAACGGTCGTCGAGATGACCGAGGCCTTCGAGGAACGGCGTGATCTGCTGGCCGACCTGTTGGCCGACCACGGCATTGAGGTCTCGAAACCCGGGGGAGCCTTCTACATGATGGTGCCGGTGGCCGAGGACGATCAGGAGTGGTGTGAGAACGCCATTGAGGACGCCCACGTCGCGACGGTCCCCGGGAGCGCGTTCGGCACGCCGGGCTACGCACGGATCTCCTACGCGAACAGCCAGGAGCGGATCCGCGAGGCGGTCGATCGGCTCGCCGACGCGGACCTGCTCTAA
- the ribH gene encoding 6,7-dimethyl-8-ribityllumazine synthase: MPSLGLVVAQFYGELAAEMEQHARDAAAEHGAEIAETIPVPGAYDTPLAADRLARRDGIDAVAALGAIVSGDTDHDQVIAGAAAQGLTDVSLDRDKPVAFGVLGPGMSGAEARERVDYGARAVESALDQLEALA, encoded by the coding sequence ATGCCCAGTTTGGGATTGGTGGTCGCGCAGTTCTACGGGGAACTGGCGGCCGAAATGGAGCAGCACGCACGCGACGCCGCCGCCGAGCACGGCGCGGAGATCGCCGAGACCATCCCGGTGCCCGGCGCGTACGACACGCCGCTGGCGGCCGATCGCCTCGCGCGCCGGGACGGCATCGACGCCGTTGCGGCCCTCGGCGCGATCGTTTCTGGAGATACGGACCACGATCAGGTAATCGCTGGCGCGGCCGCACAGGGGCTGACCGACGTGAGCCTTGACCGCGACAAACCCGTGGCCTTCGGCGTTCTCGGACCCGGAATGAGCGGTGCCGAAGCACGCGAGCGCGTCGACTACGGTGCGCGTGCCGTCGAGAGCGCACTCGACCAGCTGGAGGCGCTCGCATGA